The sequence GCTGCAAAGAAGTAATTTCAACAATTTCTCCTTTGTTGGCGGATCCTGGACTCGTTTCAGGATCCGTTTTTGTATTAAAGGCGGGACTCGTTTTCTATTTTTGTGATATGATTTCAGAAAAAGACCTCGCCGAACTCGAGAATATCCCCTACGAACAGCGCATCGAACGCGTCGAAAAACTTTTAGAAGGCAAGAGTGAACCCCGCGCCTTTGAACTTGGTCTCCTGCTAGCCCTCAAGATGGGACAGGAAATCCGCGAAGGAAAGGAACTCGGATCAGAATCCGGCGACCTAGTCGCTAGCTGGAACGGAAGGCACCCCGATTCCATTATCGAAGAAGCCATTGCGTTTGCCAAGGAATTCCTGACGAATCCGGCGGGAATCGCCGAGAAAATTAAAAGCGGCATGCTGAAGAAAGACGAAAAGGAAGATTCCGGCGAAGCAACCTCTAGCGGCACAGACGAGGCGTCCAATGGATAACAAGCTGATCGCCACCGTCGATATCGGAAGTCACAGTTGCATTCTTCTGATTGCGGCTTTCGAGGAGTTGCCCCTTTCGACTGGTTCGACAGGCTCACGCTTCGCAAGCTCGCTAACCTTATCAGGGACCGAATCACCAGCCGAAGCTATCGCCTCTAAGGACACTGAGCCCGCCGAAGTGTCCGCAGAAAAGGGCGATGGAACCGCTCCGCGCAAGGTGCTGGTGCCGAAGCTCCAGAAAGTCGAGGTCTGCCGCCTGGGCGAAGACATTTACGAACACGGCAAAATTACCGAAAAACGCATGAAGGAACTCGAAGCCATCATGACGAAGTTCCGCATGGACCTGCACGCCCTGGGAGCAAACCTCAAGGCGGCTGTCATGACCGAAGCGATGAGAAACGCCGAAAACCCCGACGAAGTGATTGCCGTAGTGGAAAAGGCCCTGTGGATTAAGCCGCGAATCATTTCGGGCGAAGAAGAAGGCAAGCTCACCTACCGATCCGTTAAGGAATGGCACGGAGATGGAATCGTGACGATTGACATCGGCGGCGGTTCCACGGAACTTAGCAACGGGGCCAACACCTTCTCTATTCCGGTGGGCGCCCTCAAGATGTTCAAGGCGATGGGTCCTATCCCCGGTCCCGAATACAAGAAGTTTGTGAAGGAAACCTTCAAGGAAGTTTCTTTCAAGGGCATGACGAAAAAGCCGGTGTACCTGATTGGCGGTACCGGAACGGCGCTTGCGATGGTCTACCTGAACAAGCAGCAGTTCGACTACAAGGCTATCGAAGGCCTGGAACTTTCGATTAACGACCTTGATGCCGTAACGACACGCATCTCGAACTTGTCGAAGGAACTCCGCGCCATGCTCCCCGGCCTCGAAAACGGTCGCCACGAAGTCATTATCTGCGGACTCTTCTGGCTCAAGTCGCTTTTGGAAAAGCTCCGCGTCGAAACATTTAAGATAAGTACCGCAGGACTCCGCTTTGGACTACTTTACGAGGAAGAACGTTAATAATAAAAGATGATTCGTCATGCCCGATTTAGTCGGGCATCTCCAATTCAAGTTAAAAAGGAGATTCCCGCCGGAGCCTGCCCTGAGCATGCCGAACGGGCGGGAACGACAGCAACGAAAAGATTTCTATGCGTATTAATAAATTCATTTCTCTTTGCGGTATCGCAAGCCGCCGCGCGGCGGACGCCTTGATTGAAGAAGGGCGAGTCCAGGTCAACGGCGAAACCATC is a genomic window of uncultured Fibrobacter sp. containing:
- a CDS encoding phosphatase produces the protein MDNKLIATVDIGSHSCILLIAAFEELPLSTGSTGSRFASSLTLSGTESPAEAIASKDTEPAEVSAEKGDGTAPRKVLVPKLQKVEVCRLGEDIYEHGKITEKRMKELEAIMTKFRMDLHALGANLKAAVMTEAMRNAENPDEVIAVVEKALWIKPRIISGEEEGKLTYRSVKEWHGDGIVTIDIGGGSTELSNGANTFSIPVGALKMFKAMGPIPGPEYKKFVKETFKEVSFKGMTKKPVYLIGGTGTALAMVYLNKQQFDYKAIEGLELSINDLDAVTTRISNLSKELRAMLPGLENGRHEVIICGLFWLKSLLEKLRVETFKISTAGLRFGLLYEEER